TGCTGTTGACGGTGCTCGGCCTCGATCGGTGGATGAGCTGGAAAACAGCGCCCTATATCTATGACGAATTACAGGATCTCCCCTACCGCCAGGTGGGGGTGGTGCTGGGAACGGCCAAATACTATCGCAAGGGTGTGATTAATCAGTATTACCGCTACCGTATTCAGGGCGCGTTAAATGCATACAATAGCGGCAAAGTTAATTACCTGCTGCTAAGCGGTGATAACGCCCTGCAAAGCTATAACGAACCAATGACCATGCGCAAAGACCTGATCGCAGCGGGCGTCGATCCTGCGGATATTGTGCTTGATTACGCGGGGTTTCGTACGCTTGATTCGATTGTGCGTACCCGCAAGGTTTTTGATACTAACGACTTTATTATTATCACCCAGAAATTCCACTGCGAACGCGCCTTATTCATTGCTCTGCATATGGGGATTCAGGCGCAGTGTTATGCAGTCCCTTCGCCCAAAAATATGTTGACGGTGCGCCTGCGTGAATTTGGCGCCCGGTTTAGCGCGCTGGCGGATCTCTATATTTTTAAGCGCGAACCCCGTTTTTTGGGCCCGCTGGTGCCGATCCCAACGCAACATCAGGTGCCGGAAGACGCCCAGGGTTATCCGGCAGTGACCCCAGAACAATTACTTGAACTGGAAAAGAAAAAAGGAAAATAAACATGGATGTGCAAACGTTATTTATCGCATTAGCTTTTTTGCTTGCCCCTGTTTTTTGTTTCCGTGAAGCCTGGAAAGGCTGGCGAACCGGCGCAGTAGATAAAATAGTCAAAAATGCGCAAGAACCGGTTTATATCCATCGCCATGCCGATCCCATACAATATTGGATTTATCTTTTTCTTTATGCCGGGTGCGGTTTTTTATTTACGGGAATGATTATTTATTTTATTTTTTATCGTTAATCTATTTATTACCCCTTTAAAATTGAGAATAATTATTATTATGATATAAGGAACAAATGCTGTTTTGCATTCTGGTTTCATTTTTTTGTGAATTCTTTCACAGAATACCCTTCTTTCAATGCTTAGGCTGGTTATAGATTTTGGATCATAAAAACGCGTTATTTGCGTTTCGCCTTAATTTATTCAAGCATTAAGGAAGATTATATGCCGCAACAAAATTATCTGGATGAACTCACGCCTGGTTTTACGCCATTACTGGCAATAAAAGAGGCTTCACGTTGTTTATTATGTCACGATGCGCCCTGTAGTCAGGATTGCCCGGCACAAACCGATCCGGGGAAATTTATTCGTTCTATTTACTTTCGCAATTTTAAAGGCGCAGCGGAAACTATCCGGGAAAATAACGCGCTTGGCGCCGTCTGCGCCAGAGTCTGTCCCACGGAAAAATTATGCCAGCGCGGGTGTACACGTTCCGGGATAGATAAACCTATTGATATTGCACGCCTGCAACGTTTTATTACCGATTTTGAACAGCAGACTGCCATGCAGATTTATCAGCCCGGGAGTAAAACACGCGGAAAAGTCGCGATTATTGGCGCAGGTCCGGCAGGTTTGCAGGCAAGCGTGACACTCACGCATTTAGGCTATGACGTCACCATTTACGAAAAACAACCGCAACCCGGCGGATGGCTGCGTCACGGCATCCCGGCATTTCGTCTGCCGCAAAGCGTTCTCGATCAGGAAATTGCCCGCATTGTAGGGATGGGTGTCAATATTAAATGCAATTGTGACGTGGGCGAGTCGCTATCGCTTGAGCAACTCAAAGCCGAATATCGCGCCGTGCTGATGACCGTCGGGATGTCCAGCGGCTCTGATTTACCGTTATTTGAGCAAGCCAGTCACGTAGAGATTGCCGTTGATTTTTTACAGCGCGCCCGTCAGGCCAACGGCAATATTAGCGTTCCGCGTAGCGCATTAATTATTGGCGGCGGCGACGTAGCGATGGATGTCGCCAGTACGTTAAAAATTCTCGGCTGTCCTTCCGTCACCTGCGTGGCACGGGAAGAATTAGCCGAATTCCCCGCCAGCGAAAAAGAATTTACCAGTACGCAAGCATTAGGCGTATCGATTATTGATGGTTTTACGCCTGTCGTCGTCAGCGGAAATAAAGTGACCTTCCACCATGTACGCCATTCAGGAGAACTGACGCTGGAAGCGGAAAATATTATTTTGGCCGTGGGGCAGCACGCGCGACTGGATACCTTTGCGGAGATAAAAGCGCAGCATAATATTATCGACACGCACAATTATCAAACCGACGACCCGGCGATCTTTGCCGCTGGCGATATTGTTAAAGGCGATAAGACCGTCGTTTATGCGGTAAAAACAGGAAAAGAAGCCGCTCAGGCTATTCACCATTATTTAGAGGAGGCCTGCTCATGTTAACAAAAGATTTGTCTGTTACCTTTTGCGGCGTTAAGTTTCCCAATCCATTTTGTCTTTCTTCTTCTCCGGTAGGCAATTGTTATGAGATGTGCGCCAAAGCCTATGATACCGGCTGGGGCGGGATCGTTTTTAAAACCATTGGTTTTTTTATTGCCAACGAAGTCTCTCCACGTTTTGATCACCTGACGAAAGAAGATACCGGTTTTATTGGTTTCAAAAACATGGAGCAAATTGCTGAGCATCCGCTGGAAGAGAATCTGGCCGCCATTCGACGGCTAAAACAGGATTATCCGGATAAGGTGCTGATTGCTTCCATCATGGGGGAAAATGAGCAACAGTGGCAGGAACTGGCGCGTCTGGTTGAAGAAGCCGGTGCGGATATGATTGAGTGTAACTTCTCTTGCCCGCAGATGACCTCGCACGCCATGGGAAGCGATGTAGGGCAAAGCCCGGAACTGGTTGAAAAATACTGCCGCGCCGTAAAACGCGGTTCATCTTTGCCAATGCTGGCGAAGATGACGCCGAATATTGGCGATATGTGCGAAGTCGCGCTGGCCGCCAAACGCGGCGGAGCCGACGGTATCGCCACCATCAACACCGTGAAATCCATTACTAACATCGACCTGAACCGCAAAATCGGGATGCCTGTGGTTAACGGTAAATCCAGCATCTCCGGTTATTCAGGAAAAGCGGTGAAACCCATTGCGTTGCGTTTTATCCAGCAGTTGCGGATGCACCCTGAACTGCGCGATTTCCCGATTAGCGGTATCGGCGGCATTGAGACCTGGGAAGACGCTGCCGAATTTCTGCTGCTGGGCGCGGCGACCCTACAGGTGACGACAGGCATTATGCAATACGGTTACCGCATTGTAGAAGATATGGCGAGCGGCCTCAGCCACTATCTGGCCGATCAGGGTTTTGCCTCATTACAAGAGATGATCGGGCTGGCGAATGGCAATATTATCCCGGCGGAAGACCTGGATCGCAGCTATATCGTCTATCCGCAGATTAATCAGGAGAAATGCGTCGGCTGCGGACGTTGCTATATCTCCTGCTATGACGGCGGTCATCAGGCGATGGAGTGGGATGAACACAGCCGCACGCCGCATTGCAATACGGAAAAATGCGTCGGTTGTCTGCTGTGCGGTCATGTCTGCCCGGTCTCCTGTATTGATTTAGGCGAGGTCAAATTTAAAAGAGGCGAAAAAGAACACGCGTTAACGCTGTAGCTCACGGTATAAAGCCCGGCGCGCAGTCTCGCTGCGCCGGGTTGTCTGATAAGCAAGGCAATACGTCTGGAGAACTACTTTTTACGCGCGTATTTCAGCGAATCCAGCGCCACGGCGAAAATGATAATTCCGCCTTTGATAATGTACTGCCAGTACGGGTTTACCCCGATATAGGTCAGACCATAGTTAATGACGGTAAAAATAATGACGCCGGTCACCACGCCAAAGACAGTGCCTACCCCACCGCTGAACGACACGCCGCCGACGACGCACGCGGCAATCGCATCCAGCTCATACATAAAGCCGAGGTTGTTCGTTGCAGAACCAATACGCCCCGCTTCCAGTAAGCCGCCGAAGGCGTAAAACACACCGGAGAGCGCGTAAATCATCAGTAGGTTCAGCGCCACGTTGACTCCGGATACTTTTGCCGCCTCCGGGTTACCGCCAATAGCAAAAATATTTTTACCAAAGCGAGTCTTATTCCACAGTACCCAGACAAACGCCACCGCTATCAGGGCGTAAAAGG
The Salmonella bongori NCTC 12419 DNA segment above includes these coding regions:
- the sanA gene encoding outer membrane permeability protein SanA, coding for MLKRVFYSLLVLIGLLLLTVLGLDRWMSWKTAPYIYDELQDLPYRQVGVVLGTAKYYRKGVINQYYRYRIQGALNAYNSGKVNYLLLSGDNALQSYNEPMTMRKDLIAAGVDPADIVLDYAGFRTLDSIVRTRKVFDTNDFIIITQKFHCERALFIALHMGIQAQCYAVPSPKNMLTVRLREFGARFSALADLYIFKREPRFLGPLVPIPTQHQVPEDAQGYPAVTPEQLLELEKKKGK
- a CDS encoding DUF2542 family protein: MNMDVQTLFIALAFLLAPVFCFREAWKGWRTGAVDKIVKNAQEPVYIHRHADPIQYWIYLFLYAGCGFLFTGMIIYFIFYR
- a CDS encoding NAD(P)-dependent oxidoreductase translates to MPQQNYLDELTPGFTPLLAIKEASRCLLCHDAPCSQDCPAQTDPGKFIRSIYFRNFKGAAETIRENNALGAVCARVCPTEKLCQRGCTRSGIDKPIDIARLQRFITDFEQQTAMQIYQPGSKTRGKVAIIGAGPAGLQASVTLTHLGYDVTIYEKQPQPGGWLRHGIPAFRLPQSVLDQEIARIVGMGVNIKCNCDVGESLSLEQLKAEYRAVLMTVGMSSGSDLPLFEQASHVEIAVDFLQRARQANGNISVPRSALIIGGGDVAMDVASTLKILGCPSVTCVAREELAEFPASEKEFTSTQALGVSIIDGFTPVVVSGNKVTFHHVRHSGELTLEAENIILAVGQHARLDTFAEIKAQHNIIDTHNYQTDDPAIFAAGDIVKGDKTVVYAVKTGKEAAQAIHHYLEEACSC
- the preA gene encoding NAD-dependent dihydropyrimidine dehydrogenase subunit PreA; protein product: MLTKDLSVTFCGVKFPNPFCLSSSPVGNCYEMCAKAYDTGWGGIVFKTIGFFIANEVSPRFDHLTKEDTGFIGFKNMEQIAEHPLEENLAAIRRLKQDYPDKVLIASIMGENEQQWQELARLVEEAGADMIECNFSCPQMTSHAMGSDVGQSPELVEKYCRAVKRGSSLPMLAKMTPNIGDMCEVALAAKRGGADGIATINTVKSITNIDLNRKIGMPVVNGKSSISGYSGKAVKPIALRFIQQLRMHPELRDFPISGIGGIETWEDAAEFLLLGAATLQVTTGIMQYGYRIVEDMASGLSHYLADQGFASLQEMIGLANGNIIPAEDLDRSYIVYPQINQEKCVGCGRCYISCYDGGHQAMEWDEHSRTPHCNTEKCVGCLLCGHVCPVSCIDLGEVKFKRGEKEHALTL